One window from the genome of Pseudoalteromonas sp. '520P1 No. 423' encodes:
- a CDS encoding aldehyde dehydrogenase family protein codes for MPAIQSLFPQTIIDIKSSHPQIQVLNPEDGSLVGIVVNNSLSEVEAIIETAVIGAQKAKKLSANLRMSVLNEVADNLSNQKELFAQMIAREGIKTINEARKEVSRCIETIRISAEEARRLTGETIAFDQAPGSENRFGYYRRIPLGVVAAITPFNDPLNLVAHKIGPAIAAGNSVILLPHHETPLVAKLLVELFNKTNLPKGILNLVTGYGIDIGDMIVSDPRINMVSFTGGKSVGERILSLAGLKKISMELGSNCPAIVMNDANIEMAMEACVSGAFWAAGQNCLHVQRIYIQDDIYEQFASEFCLRASKISMGEKLSESTQMGPMINSRAALKVEAMVQDALEKNATLLCGGKREGNFFQPTVFANVSSDCLIAKEEVFGPITVLYRFSDKKEAITQANDVEFGLQAGIFTNDLELAFELADSMDCGGVMINDSSDYRIDAMPFGGVKESGVGREGVMNAVKEMTDIKTYCFNLRK; via the coding sequence ATGCCTGCAATACAAAGTTTGTTTCCTCAGACCATTATAGATATAAAAAGCTCACATCCACAGATACAAGTATTAAACCCTGAAGATGGCAGTTTAGTCGGTATAGTTGTGAACAACTCTTTAAGTGAAGTTGAGGCTATTATTGAGACAGCAGTAATAGGTGCCCAAAAAGCTAAAAAGCTTTCTGCAAATTTACGAATGTCTGTACTTAATGAGGTTGCTGATAATTTAAGTAATCAAAAAGAATTGTTCGCTCAAATGATTGCGCGCGAAGGTATTAAAACAATTAATGAAGCTCGAAAAGAAGTTTCTAGATGTATAGAAACTATACGAATCAGCGCGGAGGAAGCTAGGCGTTTAACTGGTGAAACTATTGCTTTTGATCAAGCACCTGGCTCTGAAAATAGGTTTGGGTATTATCGTAGAATACCGCTTGGTGTTGTTGCAGCTATAACTCCTTTTAATGACCCTTTAAATTTAGTTGCTCATAAAATAGGTCCCGCTATAGCGGCAGGAAATTCAGTAATCCTTCTACCGCACCATGAGACGCCTCTTGTAGCAAAACTGCTTGTAGAGCTATTTAATAAAACAAATTTACCTAAGGGTATATTAAATTTAGTCACAGGTTATGGAATAGATATAGGGGATATGATCGTGTCAGATCCTCGTATTAATATGGTTTCATTTACTGGAGGAAAAAGTGTAGGAGAAAGGATTCTAAGTCTCGCAGGTTTAAAGAAAATATCTATGGAGCTTGGAAGTAATTGCCCTGCAATAGTAATGAATGATGCAAATATTGAGATGGCAATGGAGGCATGTGTGAGTGGTGCTTTCTGGGCAGCAGGCCAAAACTGTTTACATGTTCAAAGAATTTATATTCAAGATGATATATATGAACAGTTTGCTTCAGAATTTTGTCTTCGTGCAAGCAAAATCTCTATGGGAGAGAAATTATCAGAATCTACACAGATGGGCCCAATGATTAATAGTCGCGCTGCTCTTAAAGTTGAAGCGATGGTACAAGATGCTCTTGAGAAAAATGCAACATTACTATGTGGTGGTAAAAGGGAGGGGAACTTTTTTCAACCTACTGTTTTTGCGAATGTAAGTAGTGACTGCTTAATTGCCAAAGAAGAAGTGTTCGGACCTATAACAGTATTGTATCGATTTTCTGATAAAAAAGAAGCAATAACTCAAGCAAATGATGTCGAATTTGGCTTACAAGCTGGAATATTTACCAATGACCTTGAATTAGCTTTTGAACTTGCAGACTCAATGGATTGTGGTGGCGTAATGATAAATGACAGCAGTGATTATCGAATTGATGCAATGCCATTTGGCGGAGTTAAAGAGTCAGGTGTTGGTCGAGAGGGTGTAATGAATGCTGTTAAAGAAATGACAGACATAAAAACTTATTGTTTTAATTTACGAAAATAA
- a CDS encoding homoserine dehydrogenase, with the protein MKTYKLAIIGFGNVGQGLAKIINDKKKLLKAKFGINLSIVAICDLYKGSVSNPNGLDPEVLLSDLEKHGDLKSTYAPITGWNATETIDNSGADILVELAFTDLQTGEPAISHIRQALNNGMHVSMTNKGPVALHFPELRKIALSKNVQIGIEGTVMSGTPSLNLGNEMLLSSGITKVQGILNGTTNYILGEMSSGSGYEDALKQAQELGYAEADPTGDVEGYDAAAKVVILGNLLMDLSLTLDDVDREGISHITNNDIANATSLNKHWKLIGTVEKHNGEVFASVKPEMVSSEHPLASIKGAKNAITYSTELLGDITLIGPGAGRLETGYAVIEDILSIHKKSQICQYGY; encoded by the coding sequence ATGAAAACATATAAATTAGCAATAATCGGTTTTGGGAATGTTGGTCAAGGCCTAGCTAAAATAATTAATGACAAAAAAAAGCTATTGAAAGCAAAGTTTGGTATTAATTTAAGCATCGTAGCTATTTGTGACCTATATAAAGGCAGTGTTTCTAACCCTAACGGTTTGGATCCTGAGGTTCTGTTATCTGATTTAGAGAAACATGGAGATTTAAAAAGTACTTATGCTCCAATCACTGGTTGGAATGCGACAGAGACAATTGATAACAGTGGAGCTGATATTCTAGTAGAACTTGCGTTTACGGATCTACAAACAGGTGAACCAGCAATAAGTCATATTAGACAGGCATTAAATAATGGTATGCATGTTTCTATGACTAATAAAGGACCCGTTGCTTTACACTTTCCTGAACTCCGTAAAATAGCATTAAGCAAAAATGTTCAAATTGGTATTGAAGGTACTGTGATGAGTGGAACTCCTTCATTAAATTTAGGTAACGAGATGTTGTTATCCTCAGGAATAACAAAAGTCCAAGGGATTCTTAATGGCACGACAAATTATATATTAGGTGAGATGTCTTCAGGATCTGGATATGAAGATGCTCTTAAACAGGCTCAAGAACTTGGTTATGCTGAAGCAGATCCTACAGGTGATGTTGAGGGCTATGATGCTGCTGCAAAAGTAGTTATTCTGGGAAATCTTTTAATGGATTTATCTCTTACATTAGATGATGTAGATCGTGAAGGCATTAGCCATATCACAAATAATGATATTGCTAACGCTACTTCTTTAAATAAGCATTGGAAATTAATTGGAACAGTTGAAAAGCATAACGGTGAGGTCTTTGCATCAGTTAAACCTGAGATGGTATCGAGTGAACATCCATTAGCATCAATTAAAGGTGCTAAAAATGCTATTACCTATTCCACAGAGTTACTAGGTGATATTACATTAATTGGACCAGGTGCGGGACGCCTGGAAACAGGATACGCTGTTATTGAAGATATACTTTCAATACATAAAAAATCACAAATATGTCAATATGGCTACTAA
- a CDS encoding DUF3718 domain-containing protein: MNLLTTVIAASIITLSASASAHQTQKLIAADGNVTTEVCMAVASNKPIKLVKALRNNRLNITNANRGIRCNDMTLAEFGEKHHAVKTLAKIQRHQVKTELYTAL, from the coding sequence ATGAACTTATTAACGACAGTTATCGCAGCAAGTATTATTACATTATCAGCAAGTGCAAGTGCACATCAAACGCAAAAGTTGATTGCAGCTGATGGCAATGTAACCACTGAAGTTTGTATGGCAGTTGCAAGTAACAAACCAATTAAGCTCGTTAAAGCACTACGCAATAACCGCTTAAATATCACTAATGCAAATAGAGGTATTCGCTGTAATGACATGACTTTAGCTGAATTTGGCGAAAAACATCACGCAGTTAAAACACTCGCAAAAATACAACGCCATCAAGTTAAAACGGAACTATATACAGCTTTATAA
- a CDS encoding DUF6817 domain-containing protein yields MNSKFEKLNELGAGEFEHLNGSLIKHLHNTYKLLEKWGASQELCDSGLYHAAYGTAGFDEQVVSLSQRNDIANIIGDAAEEIVYLYCSCDRNFVFQDFNANERIKFRDRFKDEEFILTHEQAQQFCELTVANEIELAIDSNEFLAEHGKGLYYLFIKMKPLLSETANKTVVSVLSSVA; encoded by the coding sequence GTGAATTCAAAGTTTGAGAAATTAAATGAATTAGGTGCTGGAGAGTTTGAACATTTAAATGGCTCTTTAATTAAGCACTTACATAATACATATAAACTATTAGAAAAATGGGGAGCTTCGCAAGAGCTTTGTGACTCGGGTCTATACCATGCCGCTTATGGCACTGCTGGTTTTGACGAGCAAGTTGTTTCTTTATCTCAACGAAATGATATAGCTAATATTATCGGAGATGCTGCTGAAGAAATTGTTTATTTATATTGTTCTTGTGATCGGAATTTTGTCTTTCAGGATTTTAATGCCAACGAACGGATCAAATTTAGAGATCGGTTTAAAGATGAAGAATTTATTTTGACACACGAACAAGCACAACAGTTTTGTGAATTAACAGTAGCAAATGAAATTGAGCTAGCAATCGATAGCAATGAGTTTTTAGCAGAGCATGGAAAAGGCTTATATTATTTATTTATTAAAATGAAACCTCTGCTTAGTGAAACCGCAAATAAAACAGTTGTTAGTGTACTAAGTTCAGTAGCCTAA
- a CDS encoding VCBS repeat-containing protein translates to MEIYSNTTHFTISKNIKSKVRNNKFNVYDSFWQGDKPLLVHPRKALKADFNGDGEADVFFIGHGYDAEPFEGETLTYMLSTTNGYEARNLSDVGFWHGGSAADIDNDGDIDIVLVTGGNDFTFYRNDGLGNFTKSKSSVVMPSHGYYTLELIDINGDSIPDIVTGGHENEGAISTVLIGNGAGDFTAGSIPLPKLTGFGIVLDFDAEDINGDGHIDIIVNRTGDGDSGAGFYVGYEVELILNDGTNSFPTQISLFSGTDNWFPWIRVQDLDGDGDFDVFSEYKDNYYIWENEL, encoded by the coding sequence ATAGAAATTTATTCAAACACGACTCACTTTACAATATCGAAAAATATTAAATCAAAGGTAAGAAATAATAAATTTAATGTTTATGATTCATTCTGGCAAGGGGACAAGCCATTACTAGTTCATCCAAGAAAAGCTTTAAAAGCAGACTTTAACGGTGATGGTGAGGCAGATGTGTTTTTTATTGGCCATGGTTATGATGCTGAACCATTTGAAGGTGAGACGCTCACCTATATGCTCTCAACAACTAATGGCTACGAAGCACGGAACTTATCTGACGTCGGGTTTTGGCATGGTGGAAGTGCCGCTGATATCGATAATGATGGAGATATAGACATTGTATTAGTAACAGGTGGTAATGATTTTACTTTCTATCGTAATGATGGTTTAGGAAACTTCACCAAGTCTAAATCATCAGTCGTTATGCCAAGTCATGGTTACTACACGCTTGAGTTAATTGATATAAATGGAGATAGTATTCCTGATATTGTAACTGGTGGACATGAGAATGAAGGTGCCATTTCAACAGTTTTAATCGGTAATGGGGCAGGAGATTTTACCGCAGGCTCTATCCCTTTACCTAAGTTAACTGGATTCGGAATAGTATTAGATTTTGATGCTGAGGATATTAACGGTGATGGCCACATAGATATAATAGTTAACCGTACAGGAGATGGGGACTCAGGTGCTGGGTTTTATGTGGGCTACGAAGTTGAGCTTATATTAAATGATGGTACTAACAGCTTCCCAACGCAAATATCTTTATTTTCAGGTACTGATAATTGGTTTCCTTGGATAAGAGTACAAGATTTAGATGGAGATGGAGATTTTGATGTTTTTAGTGAATATAAAGATAATTATTATATATGGGAAAATGAACTATAG
- a CDS encoding tyrosine-type recombinase/integrase — protein MHKSDHITTGQYNRIFRRWIEKLDLDYTLYSTHSMRRIKAYLIYQKTKNLRVVQLLLGHKKLESTVRYLGIEVDDPL, from the coding sequence ATTCATAAATCAGACCATATCACCACTGGACAATATAATCGTATTTTCCGTCGCTGGATTGAAAAATTAGATCTTGATTACACGCTTTACAGCACCCATTCGATGAGAAGAATCAAAGCTTATTTAATTTACCAAAAAACTAAGAACCTAAGAGTAGTTCAGTTGCTTCTTGGACATAAGAAATTAGAAAGTACAGTTCGGTATTTAGGTATCGAAGTTGATGATCCCTTGTAA
- a CDS encoding Lrp/AsnC family transcriptional regulator: MKLSKQDLKILELLQIDVKTSVERLSEEVGLSTASIQRHLKRLRDNKVIAQEVAIISPNAVNQSMTFIISVQLNRNYNDCFNYFKNKVKKNNNIQQCYYITGEADFVLIVTAKDMENFEEFTQSFFFSDIAVLHFKTSVVMGRTKVGLTLPLDCADS; encoded by the coding sequence ATGAAGTTGAGTAAGCAAGATTTAAAAATATTGGAATTATTGCAAATAGATGTAAAAACTTCTGTTGAGCGCCTTTCTGAAGAAGTAGGATTATCGACGGCAAGTATACAGAGACATTTAAAGCGCTTAAGAGATAATAAAGTTATCGCTCAGGAAGTAGCGATAATATCGCCAAACGCTGTAAACCAATCAATGACTTTTATTATATCTGTACAACTAAATAGAAATTATAACGACTGTTTCAATTACTTTAAAAACAAAGTAAAAAAGAACAATAATATCCAGCAGTGCTATTACATTACAGGTGAAGCGGATTTCGTACTGATAGTGACAGCAAAAGATATGGAAAATTTTGAAGAATTTACTCAATCATTTTTTTTTAGCGATATTGCTGTTCTTCATTTTAAAACATCTGTTGTTATGGGTAGAACAAAAGTTGGTTTAACATTGCCTCTTGATTGTGCAGATAGTTAA